A DNA window from Fusobacterium sp. contains the following coding sequences:
- the polA gene encoding DNA polymerase I, whose translation MKKAVLLDVSAIMYRAYFANMNFRTKNEPTGAVYGFTNTLLSIIKEFSPDYIGAAFDVKRASLKRSEIYSEYKAQRDAVPEDLLLQIPRIEELLDGFNINRFKIDGYEADDVIGTLSQKLSKEGIEVIVVTGDKDLAQILDKNVKIALLGKGEGGDKFKILETDEDVVEYLGVTSKMIPDFFGLIGDSSDGIPGVRKIGPKKAVPMLEKYKNLEGVYENIDKLTEIPGIGKSLITNMKEDKEIAFMSRKLAVIEKDIPLDCKIDDLKYSLDNKKLLNLFKTLKFRVLVKKMGLESAAPPVEEKIPESSNLQMGLFATSSVEERETVAPVSKDRNFMIVDDEEKFKQFSDKLAKEKRLSFFYSETGFAVSSLKDDFYIPLGHTPLFHKNLDLSKIKEFFRNSDSAFITYNFKPLLNEGIEIKNMDMDLMIAYHLISSQTKEGVEIPLEQLSGIDIPSYSEKFGKEAPGNLSTEEYGKFLAERSKGIMETYGIAMEEIKGKNLFDVLKKIEMPLIKVLSAMERRGIKIDPVYFAKYEKELETLLNDLQKKIFEIAGEEFNLNSPKQLAEVLFFKLNLDPVKKTKTGLSTDEEVLEKLKNDGIEIAIYILEYRKYAKLKNTYVDALPKLADSKDRLHTTFNQIGTTTGRLSSSNPNLQNIPVKTDEGMKIRQGFIADEGNVLMGIDYSQIELRVLAELSKDKNLIAAYKNNEDLHRVTAKKIFELEDGQEVSREQRIIAKTINFSIIYGKTAFGLSKELGITQKEANDYINRYFEQYPKVKDFERSIIDYAEKNGYTETYFGRRRIIEGIISKNKNIKNQAERMAVNSVIQGTAAEILKKVMIEIFKVIENKEDISLLLQVHDELIFEIKEEKIEEYRTIIENIMRNSVKFDDVVLDINTNIGKNWAETK comes from the coding sequence ATGAAGAAAGCTGTACTTTTGGATGTAAGTGCAATAATGTATAGAGCATATTTTGCAAACATGAATTTTAGAACTAAAAATGAACCTACAGGGGCAGTATATGGTTTTACTAATACACTTTTAAGTATAATAAAAGAGTTCTCCCCTGATTATATAGGAGCAGCTTTTGATGTAAAGAGAGCTTCTCTGAAAAGAAGTGAAATATACAGTGAATATAAAGCACAAAGAGATGCAGTACCTGAAGATCTTCTTTTGCAGATACCAAGAATAGAAGAATTATTAGATGGATTTAATATAAATAGATTTAAAATAGATGGATATGAAGCTGATGATGTAATAGGAACACTTTCTCAGAAGCTGTCAAAAGAGGGAATAGAAGTAATTGTAGTTACAGGAGATAAAGATTTAGCTCAAATACTTGATAAAAATGTAAAAATAGCTCTTCTTGGTAAAGGAGAAGGTGGAGATAAATTTAAAATACTGGAAACAGATGAAGATGTTGTAGAATATTTGGGAGTAACTTCTAAAATGATTCCGGATTTTTTTGGCTTAATAGGAGATTCAAGTGACGGAATACCAGGAGTTAGGAAAATAGGACCAAAAAAAGCTGTTCCTATGCTTGAAAAGTATAAAAATTTAGAAGGAGTTTATGAAAACATAGACAAATTAACTGAAATACCAGGAATAGGAAAATCCCTTATAACAAATATGAAAGAAGATAAAGAAATAGCTTTTATGAGCAGAAAACTTGCTGTTATAGAAAAAGATATTCCATTAGACTGTAAAATAGATGATTTAAAATATTCTCTGGATAATAAAAAACTTTTGAATTTGTTTAAAACATTGAAATTTAGAGTGTTAGTAAAAAAAATGGGATTGGAGTCAGCAGCACCACCAGTTGAAGAAAAAATACCTGAATCTAGCAATCTCCAGATGGGGTTATTTGCAACTTCTTCTGTGGAGGAAAGGGAAACCGTTGCACCAGTATCAAAAGATAGAAATTTTATGATAGTGGATGATGAAGAAAAATTTAAACAATTCAGTGATAAATTAGCAAAAGAGAAGAGATTATCTTTCTTTTATTCAGAAACAGGATTTGCTGTAAGTTCTTTAAAAGATGATTTTTATATTCCATTAGGACATACACCACTGTTTCATAAAAATCTTGATTTAAGTAAAATAAAGGAATTCTTTAGAAATTCTGATTCTGCATTTATAACATATAATTTTAAACCTTTATTAAATGAGGGTATAGAAATAAAAAATATGGATATGGATTTAATGATAGCATATCATTTAATTTCTTCTCAAACTAAAGAAGGAGTGGAAATCCCTCTTGAGCAGCTATCAGGAATAGATATACCATCATATTCGGAAAAGTTTGGAAAAGAAGCTCCAGGTAATCTTTCTACTGAAGAATATGGAAAGTTTCTTGCAGAAAGAAGCAAAGGAATAATGGAAACTTATGGTATAGCAATGGAAGAGATTAAAGGAAAAAATCTTTTTGATGTGCTTAAAAAAATAGAAATGCCTCTTATAAAAGTACTTTCTGCAATGGAAAGAAGAGGAATAAAAATAGATCCAGTATATTTTGCTAAATATGAAAAAGAGCTGGAGACATTATTAAATGACCTTCAAAAGAAAATATTTGAGATAGCAGGAGAAGAATTTAACTTAAATTCTCCTAAACAACTGGCAGAGGTTTTATTTTTTAAATTAAATTTAGACCCTGTGAAGAAAACAAAAACAGGGCTTTCTACTGATGAAGAAGTGCTGGAAAAATTGAAAAATGATGGAATAGAAATAGCTATATATATACTAGAATACAGAAAATATGCAAAACTGAAAAATACATATGTAGATGCTCTTCCTAAACTGGCAGACAGTAAGGACAGGCTTCATACAACATTTAATCAAATAGGAACTACAACTGGAAGACTTTCATCATCTAATCCAAATCTTCAAAACATACCTGTAAAAACAGATGAAGGAATGAAGATAAGACAGGGATTTATAGCTGATGAAGGAAATGTTCTTATGGGAATAGATTATTCACAGATAGAACTTAGAGTTCTGGCTGAGCTATCAAAAGATAAAAATCTTATAGCTGCTTATAAAAACAACGAAGATCTTCATAGAGTAACTGCAAAAAAAATATTTGAACTTGAAGATGGACAGGAAGTAAGCCGTGAACAGAGAATAATTGCCAAAACTATAAATTTCAGTATAATATATGGAAAAACAGCTTTTGGATTATCTAAGGAATTAGGAATCACTCAAAAAGAAGCTAATGATTATATTAACAGATATTTTGAACAGTATCCCAAAGTAAAGGATTTTGAAAGATCAATAATTGATTATGCTGAAAAAAATGGATATACAGAAACATATTTTGGCAGAAGAAGAATAATAGAAGGAATCATTTCTAAAAATAAAAATATAAAAAATCAGGCTGAAAGAATGGCTGTAAATAGTGTAATTCAAGGAACTGCTGCTGAAATACTGAAAAAGGTCATGATTGAGATATTTAAAGTTATAGAAAATAAAGAGGATATCTCTCTTTTATTGCA
- a CDS encoding autotransporter outer membrane beta-barrel domain-containing protein has protein sequence GVGFQYGDYDIDRIAAGRGITETRNYSSNYNDMTYDIYLNGRYSNPIGDNLFLEPYGTLSYTYIDQDGADEGNKALAIETDSKSFDYTSAKVGVDLKKVIPHEKGKSTLTAGVSYTRILDGADEEHIKGRFKSGRDFDILVAHKNEHSIGLNAKYALELENGVLFDVKGTYAVERESNNNSGKNKTKGEWIVGAGLGYKF, from the coding sequence AGGAGTGGGATTCCAGTATGGAGATTATGATATAGACAGAATAGCAGCAGGAAGAGGAATAACTGAAACAAGAAATTATTCATCAAACTATAATGATATGACATATGATATCTATCTAAATGGAAGATATTCCAACCCAATAGGAGATAATCTATTTCTTGAACCATATGGAACACTTTCATATACATACATAGATCAGGATGGAGCAGATGAGGGAAACAAAGCTCTGGCTATAGAAACAGATTCAAAATCATTTGACTATACATCAGCTAAAGTAGGAGTAGACCTTAAAAAAGTAATACCACATGAAAAAGGAAAGAGTACACTGACAGCAGGAGTAAGCTATACAAGAATATTAGATGGAGCAGATGAGGAACATATCAAAGGAAGATTTAAAAGTGGAAGGGACTTTGATATCTTAGTTGCTCATAAAAATGAACATAGCATAGGACTGAATGCAAAATATGCTCTTGAACTTGAAAATGGAGTACTTTTTGATGTAAAGGGAACTTATGCAGTGGAAAGAGAATCAAATAATAATTCAGGAAAAAATAAAACAAAAGGTGAATGGATAGTAGGAGCAGGATTGGGGTATAAGTTTTAA